In a single window of the Serratia quinivorans genome:
- the deoD gene encoding Purine nucleoside phosphorylase deoD-type, producing MATPHINAEMGDFADVVLMPGDPLRAKYIAETFLEGAVEVNNVRGMLGFTGTYKGRKISVMGHGMGIPSCSIYARELIAEFGVKKIIRVGSCGAVRDDVKLRDVVIGMGACTDSKVNRMRFKDHDYAAIADFDMVRNAVDAAAAQGIPARVGNIFSADLFYTPDPDMFQVMKKYGILGVEMEAAGIYGVAAELYEEFGCKALTICTVSDHILRHEATTAAERQTTFNEMIVIALESVLLGDKE from the coding sequence ATGGCTACGCCGCATATTAATGCTGAAATGGGTGATTTCGCTGACGTAGTACTGATGCCGGGCGATCCGCTGCGTGCAAAATACATCGCGGAAACTTTCCTGGAAGGCGCGGTGGAAGTGAACAACGTGCGTGGCATGCTGGGCTTCACCGGGACCTACAAAGGCCGCAAAATCTCCGTAATGGGTCACGGTATGGGTATCCCGTCCTGCTCCATTTATGCGCGTGAACTGATTGCCGAATTCGGCGTGAAGAAAATCATCCGTGTGGGTTCCTGCGGCGCGGTGCGTGACGACGTTAAACTGCGTGACGTGGTGATCGGCATGGGTGCTTGCACCGATTCCAAAGTGAACCGCATGCGTTTCAAGGATCATGACTACGCGGCAATCGCCGACTTTGACATGGTGCGTAACGCAGTAGACGCAGCTGCAGCGCAGGGTATCCCGGCGCGCGTAGGTAACATCTTCTCCGCTGACCTGTTCTACACGCCAGATCCGGACATGTTCCAGGTGATGAAGAAGTACGGCATCCTGGGTGTGGAAATGGAAGCGGCCGGTATCTACGGTGTGGCGGCTGAGCTGTACGAAGAGTTTGGCTGTAAGGCACTGACCATTTGTACCGTTTCTGACCACATCCTGCGTCACGAAGCGACCACCGCGGCAGAACGTCAGACCACCTTTAACGAAATGATCGTTATCGCGCTGGAATCTGTACTGCTGGGCGACAAAGAGTAA
- a CDS encoding Small integral membrane protein, whose amino-acid sequence MHHQKKKLTGSLVAPEKGTDCDAFFHYGKEKLMFRWGIIFLVIALIAAALGFGSLAGTAAWAAKIVFVVGIILFLVSLFTGRRRP is encoded by the coding sequence ATGCACCATCAAAAAAAGAAACTGACCGGCAGTCTGGTGGCGCCCGAGAAGGGCACGGATTGCGATGCGTTTTTTCACTATGGTAAGGAGAAGCTTATGTTTCGTTGGGGCATTATCTTTTTAGTCATCGCATTGATTGCTGCAGCATTAGGTTTTGGTTCACTGGCGGGTACCGCCGCCTGGGCTGCAAAAATCGTCTTCGTCGTAGGGATCATTCTGTTCCTGGTCAGCCTGTTTACCGGTCGCCGACGCCCTTAG
- the osmY_1 gene encoding Osmotically-inducible protein Y precursor → MKNTKFAQSLMAVVLGSVLVSGSALAEDTLLNKASSAADSAGAKIDSSMKKVDGYMDDSATTAKVKSALVDDKSIASSDISVKTEKGTVTLSGFVGSQAQAEHAVEVAGKVEGVKSVSDKLHVKDEGKQSMKAYAGDTATTSELKAKLLADDIVPSRNVKVETTDGVVQLSGEVKTQAQSERAESIAKAIDGVKSVKNDLVVKP, encoded by the coding sequence ATGAAAAATACTAAATTTGCACAATCACTGATGGCTGTTGTTTTGGGTTCCGTTCTGGTTAGTGGCAGCGCGCTGGCTGAAGATACTCTGCTCAATAAAGCGTCAAGTGCCGCTGATAGCGCGGGTGCCAAAATCGATAGCTCCATGAAAAAAGTTGACGGCTACATGGATGACAGCGCAACAACGGCTAAAGTTAAAAGTGCGTTGGTCGATGACAAATCCATCGCCAGCTCTGATATCTCGGTGAAAACCGAAAAAGGCACCGTCACCCTGAGTGGTTTTGTCGGCAGCCAGGCGCAGGCCGAGCACGCGGTTGAAGTGGCCGGTAAAGTGGAAGGCGTCAAATCCGTCAGCGACAAGCTGCACGTGAAAGACGAAGGCAAACAGTCGATGAAGGCCTATGCCGGTGATACTGCGACCACCAGCGAATTGAAGGCCAAACTGCTGGCCGATGACATCGTCCCTTCGCGCAATGTGAAAGTAGAAACCACCGACGGTGTGGTACAGCTTTCCGGTGAAGTGAAAACTCAGGCGCAGTCAGAGCGTGCAGAAAGCATTGCCAAGGCTATCGACGGTGTGAAAAGCGTTAAAAACGACCTGGTCGTTAAGCCATAA
- the deoC gene encoding Deoxyribose-phosphate aldolase — MTELTAAAQRALTLMDLTTLNDDDTDEKVIALCRQANSPAGHTAAICIYPRFIPAARKALREQGTPDIRIATVTNFPHGNDDIEIALAETRAAIAYGADEVDVVFPYRALIAGNEQVGFELVKQCKQACLAANVLLKVIIETGELKQANLIRKASEIAINAGADFIKTSTGKVPVNATLESAELMMSVIRDMGVAKTVGFKPAGGVRTAEDALHYLQLADRILGEGWADARHFRFGASSLLASLLATLGHGAEPSGSGY; from the coding sequence ATGACCGAATTAACCGCAGCAGCGCAACGTGCGCTGACCTTAATGGATTTGACCACGCTGAACGATGATGACACCGATGAGAAAGTGATCGCGCTGTGTCGTCAGGCGAACAGCCCGGCCGGGCATACCGCGGCCATCTGCATTTACCCGCGCTTTATTCCGGCGGCGCGCAAGGCCCTGCGTGAGCAGGGGACGCCAGACATCCGCATTGCGACCGTCACCAACTTCCCGCATGGCAACGATGATATCGAGATCGCGCTGGCGGAAACCCGTGCGGCTATCGCTTACGGTGCCGATGAAGTGGACGTGGTGTTCCCATACCGCGCACTGATCGCCGGTAATGAGCAGGTCGGTTTTGAGCTGGTGAAACAGTGCAAGCAGGCCTGCCTGGCCGCCAACGTGCTGCTGAAAGTGATCATCGAAACCGGTGAGCTCAAGCAGGCCAATCTGATCCGCAAGGCTTCGGAAATTGCCATCAATGCCGGCGCGGACTTTATCAAGACCTCAACCGGTAAAGTGCCGGTCAACGCGACGCTGGAAAGCGCCGAGCTGATGATGTCGGTGATCCGCGATATGGGCGTCGCCAAGACGGTGGGCTTCAAGCCGGCCGGCGGCGTGCGTACGGCGGAAGATGCACTGCATTACCTGCAACTTGCCGATCGTATTCTGGGTGAAGGCTGGGCCGATGCGCGTCATTTCCGCTTCGGGGCTTCCAGCCTGTTAGCCAGCCTGTTGGCGACGCTGGGCCACGGTGCCGAGCCGTCTGGCAGCGGTTACTGA
- the deoB gene encoding Phosphopentomutase, translating into MKRTFIMVLDSFGIGASEDAAKFGDQGSDTLGHIAEVCARGEANVGRQGPLTLPNLSRLGLGKAAEESTGTFPQGLDRNADIIGAYAHASELSSGKDTPSGHWEIAGVPVLFDWGYFSDEHNSFPQELLDKLVERANLPGYLGNCHSSGTVILDQLGEEHMKTGKPIFYTSADSVFQIACHEETFGLDRLYELCEIAREELTEGGYNIGRVIARPFLGDKPGNFQRTGNRHDLAVEPPAPTVLKKLVDEKGGEVVSIGKIADIYANVGITKKVKATGIDALFDATLIEMEKAGDNTIVFTNFVDFDSSYGHRRDVAGYAAALELFDRRLPELLKLVKDEDIIIFTADHGCDPTWPGTDHTREHIPVLVYGPKVKPGSLGHRETFADIGQTVASYFGVSPMDYGKSMF; encoded by the coding sequence ATGAAACGCACATTTATTATGGTATTAGACTCATTCGGTATTGGCGCAAGCGAAGATGCGGCGAAATTTGGCGATCAGGGTTCCGATACTCTGGGCCACATTGCCGAGGTTTGTGCTCGCGGTGAAGCCAACGTGGGCCGTCAGGGCCCGTTGACCCTGCCTAACCTGAGCCGTCTGGGCCTGGGCAAAGCGGCGGAAGAATCCACCGGTACCTTCCCGCAGGGGCTGGACCGCAATGCAGACATCATTGGCGCCTATGCTCACGCCAGCGAACTCTCTTCCGGTAAGGATACGCCTTCAGGCCACTGGGAAATTGCCGGCGTGCCGGTATTGTTCGACTGGGGCTATTTCAGCGATGAGCACAACAGTTTCCCGCAGGAGCTGCTGGACAAGCTGGTTGAGCGCGCCAATCTGCCGGGTTACCTCGGCAACTGCCACTCTTCCGGCACCGTGATCCTCGACCAGTTGGGCGAAGAGCACATGAAAACCGGCAAACCGATTTTCTACACCTCTGCCGACTCGGTCTTCCAGATCGCCTGTCACGAAGAGACCTTCGGCCTGGACCGTCTGTATGAGCTGTGTGAAATCGCCCGTGAAGAACTGACCGAAGGCGGTTATAACATTGGCCGCGTGATCGCGCGTCCGTTCCTGGGCGACAAGCCGGGCAACTTCCAGCGTACCGGTAACCGCCATGACCTGGCAGTAGAGCCACCGGCGCCAACCGTGCTGAAAAAGCTGGTGGACGAGAAGGGCGGCGAAGTGGTGTCTATCGGGAAAATCGCCGATATCTACGCTAACGTGGGTATCACCAAAAAGGTCAAGGCGACCGGTATCGACGCGCTGTTCGATGCCACCCTGATCGAAATGGAAAAAGCCGGCGACAACACCATTGTGTTCACCAACTTCGTTGATTTTGACTCCTCTTACGGCCACCGCCGTGACGTTGCCGGCTATGCCGCCGCGCTGGAGCTGTTCGACCGTCGCCTGCCGGAGCTGCTGAAACTGGTTAAAGATGAAGACATCATTATCTTCACCGCTGACCACGGCTGTGACCCGACCTGGCCGGGCACCGACCACACCCGTGAACACATCCCGGTCCTGGTTTACGGCCCGAAAGTGAAGCCTGGCTCGCTGGGCCACCGTGAAACTTTCGCCGACATCGGCCAGACCGTTGCCAGCTACTTTGGCGTGTCGCCGATGGATTACGGCAAATCGATGTTCTAA
- the nupX gene encoding Nucleoside permease nupX encodes MQLIMSLVGMAALIAIAVLLSSNRRAIKFRTVGWAFVLQVAIGALVLYVPVGRAILGGMSAGVANVIAYGNQGISFIFGGLVSDKMFEVFGGGGFVFALRVLPVIVFFSSLIAVLYYLGIMQLVIRVLGGGVQKLLGTSRTESLSATANIFVGQTEAPLVVRPYIATMTQSELFTVMCGGLASVAGSVLAGYAQMGVPLEYLIAASFMAAPGGLLFAKLMVPETEKTHDRDDATKLIAEEDRPANVIDAAASGAASGMQLALNVGAMLLAFIALIALLNGILGGIGGWFDYPQLSLELILGWVFSPIAFLIGVPWHEAMTAGSFIGQKIIVNEFVAYMNFGAYLRPDDVVAAEGLQVLSTHTKAIISFALCGFANLSSVAILLGGLGSMAPNRRHDIARFGLKAVAAGTLSNLMSATIAGFFLAL; translated from the coding sequence ATGCAACTCATCATGAGCCTGGTCGGCATGGCGGCGCTGATCGCCATCGCCGTGCTGCTCTCCAGCAACCGCCGCGCGATTAAGTTTCGCACCGTTGGCTGGGCATTCGTTCTTCAGGTCGCCATCGGCGCGCTGGTGCTGTACGTCCCGGTAGGCCGCGCCATTCTTGGCGGCATGTCGGCCGGCGTGGCTAACGTAATCGCCTACGGTAATCAGGGTATTTCATTTATCTTCGGCGGTCTGGTTTCCGACAAGATGTTTGAAGTCTTTGGCGGCGGCGGCTTTGTTTTTGCGCTGCGCGTCCTGCCGGTGATCGTGTTCTTCTCCTCGCTGATTGCGGTGCTTTACTACCTCGGCATCATGCAACTGGTGATCCGTGTGCTGGGCGGCGGCGTGCAAAAATTGCTGGGTACCTCGCGGACAGAATCGCTGTCGGCGACCGCCAATATCTTTGTTGGCCAAACTGAAGCTCCGCTGGTGGTGCGTCCGTATATCGCCACCATGACCCAATCTGAGTTGTTCACCGTGATGTGTGGCGGCCTGGCCTCGGTGGCCGGTTCGGTGCTGGCAGGTTATGCCCAGATGGGCGTACCGCTGGAATACCTGATTGCGGCTTCGTTCATGGCCGCACCGGGTGGCCTGCTGTTTGCCAAACTGATGGTGCCGGAAACCGAAAAAACCCACGACAGGGACGATGCAACGAAGTTGATCGCGGAAGAAGACCGCCCGGCCAACGTGATTGACGCAGCGGCTTCCGGTGCAGCTTCCGGCATGCAGTTGGCGCTGAACGTGGGCGCAATGCTGCTGGCGTTTATCGCGCTGATCGCCCTGTTGAACGGCATTCTCGGCGGTATTGGCGGCTGGTTCGACTATCCGCAGCTGTCGCTGGAGCTGATCCTCGGTTGGGTGTTCTCACCTATTGCCTTCCTGATCGGCGTGCCATGGCATGAAGCGATGACCGCCGGTTCGTTTATCGGCCAGAAGATCATCGTGAATGAATTTGTTGCCTACATGAACTTTGGTGCTTATTTGCGTCCGGACGACGTGGTGGCGGCAGAGGGGCTGCAGGTGCTGTCGACGCATACCAAGGCGATTATCTCCTTTGCCCTGTGCGGCTTTGCCAACCTGTCATCGGTGGCGATCCTGCTCGGTGGTCTGGGCAGCATGGCACCGAATCGTCGTCACGACATCGCACGTTTCGGTCTGAAAGCCGTGGCGGCGGGGACGCTCTCCAACCTGATGAGCGCGACCATCGCCGGGTTCTTCCTGGCGCTGTAA
- the deoA gene encoding Thymidine phosphorylase → MFLAQEIIRKKRDGQPLSEAEIRFFINGIRDNVVSEGQIAALAMTIYFHDMTMPERVALTMAMRDSGTVLDWKSLSLNGPLVDKHSTGGVGDVTSLMLGPMVAACGGYVPMISGRGLGHTGGTLDKLEAIPGFNIFPDDNAFRKIIQDVGVAIIGQTSSLAPADKRFYATRDITATVDSIPLITASILAKKLAEGLDALVMDVKVGSGAFMPTYALSADLAQAIVGVANGAGCKTTALLTDMNQVLASSAGNAVEVREAVRFLTGEYRNPRLLEVTMALCVEMLLSGGLAKDDADARAKLQAVLDNGKAAEVFGRMVAAQQGPTDFVERYDSYLPAATLSKPVYAEKQGIISAMDTRALGMAVVSLGGGRRRATDNIDYSVGLTGMARLGDKVDTQQPLAVIHANDEESWQQAAEEVRSAMVLSDKAPEVTPVVYKRITE, encoded by the coding sequence TTGTTCCTGGCACAAGAAATTATTCGTAAAAAACGTGACGGTCAGCCGTTGAGCGAAGCGGAAATCCGCTTTTTCATCAATGGTATCCGTGACAATGTGGTTTCTGAAGGGCAGATCGCGGCGCTGGCGATGACCATTTACTTCCACGACATGACCATGCCGGAGCGCGTGGCGCTCACCATGGCGATGCGTGATTCCGGCACCGTGCTGGACTGGAAAAGCCTGTCGCTGAACGGCCCGCTGGTCGACAAGCATTCTACCGGTGGCGTGGGCGACGTGACTTCGCTGATGCTCGGCCCAATGGTGGCGGCCTGTGGCGGCTACGTGCCGATGATCTCCGGCCGTGGCCTGGGGCATACCGGCGGTACGCTGGACAAGCTGGAAGCGATCCCGGGTTTTAATATTTTCCCGGACGACAATGCCTTCCGTAAGATTATTCAGGACGTGGGCGTGGCGATTATCGGCCAGACCAGCTCGCTGGCACCGGCGGACAAGCGCTTCTACGCGACCCGTGATATTACCGCCACGGTGGATTCTATCCCGCTGATCACCGCCTCAATTCTGGCGAAGAAGCTGGCGGAAGGGCTGGATGCGTTGGTGATGGACGTTAAAGTCGGTTCCGGTGCCTTTATGCCAACCTACGCATTGTCGGCCGATCTGGCACAGGCGATTGTGGGCGTGGCTAACGGCGCAGGCTGCAAAACCACCGCGTTGCTGACTGACATGAACCAGGTGCTGGCTTCCAGCGCCGGTAATGCGGTCGAAGTTCGCGAAGCGGTACGCTTCCTGACCGGTGAATACCGTAACCCGCGCCTGCTGGAAGTGACCATGGCACTGTGCGTGGAAATGCTGCTTTCCGGCGGCCTGGCGAAAGATGACGCCGATGCGCGTGCCAAACTGCAGGCGGTGCTGGACAATGGTAAAGCGGCGGAAGTGTTTGGCCGCATGGTGGCGGCGCAACAGGGCCCGACCGATTTCGTCGAGCGCTACGACAGCTACCTGCCGGCGGCCACCCTGAGTAAACCGGTTTACGCCGAAAAACAGGGTATCATCAGTGCGATGGATACCCGTGCGCTGGGCATGGCGGTGGTATCGCTGGGCGGCGGCCGTCGTCGCGCGACCGACAATATCGACTACAGCGTCGGCCTGACAGGCATGGCCCGTCTGGGCGATAAAGTCGATACCCAGCAGCCGCTGGCGGTGATCCACGCTAACGACGAAGAAAGCTGGCAGCAGGCGGCCGAAGAGGTGCGCAGTGCGATGGTGCTGAGTGACAAAGCGCCGGAAGTGACGCCAGTCGTTTATAAGCGTATCACTGAATAA
- a CDS encoding Patatin-like phospholipase: MGYRIPITLGNIEPLAYKPYRPGKMALVCEGGGQRGIFTAGVLDEFQRARFNPFDLMIGTSAGAQNLSAFICGQMGYARRVITRYTTSAEFFNPLRFVRGGHLIDLDWLLDTTTQQLPLAMDVAEKSLVDGREFLMCACRSDDFEPTYLPAQRESWLPAIKASSAIPGFYRMGVELDGVSYQDGGISDAIPVEEAYRRGADTIVVIRTVPSQMYYTPQWMKRMEHWLSESSLQQMVRILQHHEQSYHRIQQFIEKPPGELRIFEIFPPKPLASNALGSRVTSLNQDYHLGRKCGRYFLATVGHWLVEQDKLDGMKVKKALSRRLIQPENVIMPSPIITDISHPRDLANPSEAKLAAMDIILPGEVPPGEGGLL, encoded by the coding sequence TTGGGATACAGAATACCCATCACGCTCGGCAATATCGAACCGCTGGCGTATAAACCTTACCGGCCCGGTAAAATGGCGCTGGTATGTGAAGGGGGCGGGCAGCGCGGCATTTTCACTGCCGGCGTGCTGGACGAGTTCCAGCGTGCCCGCTTTAATCCTTTTGATCTGATGATCGGCACTTCTGCCGGCGCGCAAAACCTCTCGGCTTTTATTTGTGGCCAGATGGGTTACGCGCGGCGGGTGATCACCCGCTACACCACTTCCGCTGAATTTTTTAACCCATTGCGCTTTGTGCGCGGTGGGCATCTTATCGATCTCGACTGGCTGCTCGATACCACGACCCAACAGCTGCCGCTGGCGATGGACGTTGCGGAAAAAAGCCTGGTTGATGGTCGTGAATTCCTGATGTGCGCCTGCCGCAGTGATGACTTCGAACCGACCTACCTGCCCGCGCAACGCGAAAGCTGGCTACCGGCCATTAAAGCATCCAGCGCCATCCCCGGTTTTTACCGCATGGGAGTGGAGTTGGACGGCGTCAGCTATCAGGATGGTGGCATCAGCGATGCGATCCCGGTTGAAGAAGCCTATCGCCGTGGCGCGGATACCATCGTGGTGATCCGCACCGTGCCGTCGCAGATGTACTACACGCCGCAGTGGATGAAACGCATGGAGCACTGGCTGAGCGAAAGCAGCCTGCAGCAGATGGTGCGCATCCTGCAACACCACGAACAAAGTTACCACCGCATCCAGCAGTTTATTGAGAAGCCGCCCGGCGAGCTGCGCATCTTCGAGATTTTCCCGCCGAAGCCGTTGGCCAGTAATGCCCTGGGGAGTCGCGTCACGTCGCTCAATCAGGACTATCACCTGGGCCGTAAGTGCGGGCGCTATTTCCTGGCAACCGTCGGTCACTGGCTGGTAGAACAGGACAAACTGGACGGCATGAAGGTGAAAAAGGCGCTGTCGCGTCGTTTGATCCAACCGGAAAACGTCATCATGCCTTCACCGATTATTACTGACATCAGTCACCCGCGCGATCTTGCCAACCCGTCGGAAGCCAAACTGGCGGCGATGGACATTATTTTGCCGGGCGAAGTACCACCGGGCGAGGGTGGCCTGCTGTGA
- the yfkN_1 gene encoding Trifunctional nucleotide phosphoesterase protein YfkN precursor, with the protein MKISKFIFPLVTVAFFTSASVQAVDLTIYHTNDLHANVLPFKAPYVSKEKPVGGFANIATIVKQAKAKDDGVFFFDAGDFFTGPYISTLTKGEAIIDVMNQMSFDAVSIGNHEFDHGVPNMIQQMNKATFPALLGNLFYENSDKPVWDKPWVILEKAGVKVGVIGLHGKFAFYDTVNKNMRKGVEMRDEVEYLNKYLGQIRDKVDITVLLIHEGVPARQSSFGATDVSRRLNKDIELAKQVQGLDIIITGHAHVGTPEPIKVNNTLIVSTDAYGIDLGKLVLNIDDKSKKITGYKGQLINIYAGDVEPDRATADKIALWTDKLKEITQQKIGKASAELTRSYGESSPVGNMVGDAFLAMDPRAQFAFVNSGGLRSELAQGEIKLGDIITLFPFPDDLSYMEINGKQLRSLMNHAANLTNGILQVSKGIEMKYDSRKPLNQRIVSLTVQGQPLKDDAWYPIVVNSFLATGGDGFSVFTEGRNIKTVAGSGAAEAVVDYIKSQAEISPNEQKRIKDVAL; encoded by the coding sequence GTGAAAATATCAAAATTTATCTTTCCATTAGTCACAGTGGCATTTTTTACCAGCGCCTCTGTTCAGGCTGTTGACCTTACGATATATCATACCAACGACTTGCATGCCAATGTGCTCCCTTTTAAAGCCCCTTATGTCAGCAAAGAAAAACCAGTGGGGGGATTCGCCAATATTGCCACTATCGTCAAACAGGCCAAAGCCAAAGATGATGGCGTCTTCTTCTTCGATGCCGGGGATTTTTTTACCGGTCCTTATATCAGCACGCTAACGAAGGGTGAGGCTATCATTGATGTGATGAATCAAATGTCGTTTGATGCTGTTTCTATCGGTAATCATGAATTTGATCATGGTGTACCTAATATGATTCAGCAGATGAATAAGGCCACCTTTCCTGCTTTATTAGGCAACCTATTCTATGAGAACAGTGATAAACCGGTGTGGGATAAACCCTGGGTTATTTTGGAGAAGGCCGGCGTTAAGGTTGGCGTGATTGGTTTGCACGGGAAATTCGCTTTCTACGATACGGTAAATAAAAATATGCGCAAGGGTGTCGAGATGCGCGACGAAGTGGAATACCTGAATAAATATCTTGGGCAAATCCGCGACAAGGTGGACATTACCGTATTGTTAATTCATGAAGGCGTGCCGGCACGGCAATCCAGTTTTGGTGCGACGGACGTAAGTCGGAGGTTAAATAAAGACATAGAGTTGGCAAAGCAGGTGCAGGGGCTGGATATCATTATTACCGGTCATGCTCATGTGGGTACGCCGGAACCCATCAAGGTGAACAATACATTAATCGTTTCCACCGATGCCTATGGCATCGATCTGGGAAAACTGGTGCTGAATATTGACGATAAAAGTAAAAAGATCACCGGCTATAAAGGGCAGCTAATCAATATTTACGCTGGTGATGTTGAACCCGATCGGGCAACGGCGGATAAGATCGCGCTATGGACGGATAAGCTGAAAGAGATCACTCAGCAGAAAATCGGTAAGGCCAGCGCAGAATTGACGCGTTCTTATGGTGAGTCTTCTCCCGTAGGCAATATGGTCGGGGATGCCTTTTTGGCCATGGATCCACGGGCGCAATTCGCCTTCGTCAACAGTGGCGGTTTGAGAAGTGAGCTGGCTCAGGGGGAAATTAAACTGGGCGATATTATCACCCTGTTTCCTTTCCCGGACGACTTGAGCTACATGGAAATCAACGGCAAACAGCTACGTTCGTTAATGAATCATGCGGCAAATCTGACCAATGGCATCCTGCAAGTCTCGAAGGGCATCGAGATGAAATACGATAGCCGCAAGCCGCTCAATCAGCGCATCGTCTCGTTAACGGTGCAGGGGCAGCCGCTCAAGGATGACGCCTGGTACCCGATTGTGGTGAATTCATTCCTTGCCACGGGTGGGGATGGGTTCAGCGTCTTTACCGAAGGGCGTAACATCAAGACGGTGGCCGGCAGCGGTGCGGCAGAAGCGGTGGTGGACTATATCAAGTCCCAAGCGGAGATCTCCCCCAACGAGCAAAAACGGATTAAGGACGTGGCACTGTAG
- the yjjV gene encoding Uncharacterized deoxyribonuclease YjjV — MMHDFTDTHCHFDFPPFSGQERESLELAEQAGVRRIIVPTVTADRFVRVLKLARDYPPLFAALGLHPLYIAEHHEPELEQLAGFLASRPPKLVAVGEIGLDLYMENPQFERQQQVLTAQLKLAKQHDLPVILHSRRSHDQLAAMLRRTEVPRRGVVHGFAGSLSQAQAFIRLGYYIGVGGTISYERAQKTRNVMAQLPLTSLLLETDAPDMPLAGYQGQPNRPERAAEVFAALCQLRPESEEMIGAQLQQNTRELFSV, encoded by the coding sequence GTGATGCACGACTTCACCGACACCCACTGCCACTTCGATTTCCCGCCGTTCAGCGGTCAAGAACGCGAAAGCCTGGAGTTGGCGGAGCAAGCGGGCGTGCGACGGATTATCGTACCTACGGTGACCGCCGATCGTTTTGTGCGGGTATTGAAGCTGGCACGCGATTATCCACCGCTGTTTGCCGCCCTGGGGCTACACCCGCTGTATATTGCCGAGCACCATGAGCCGGAGCTGGAACAATTGGCGGGGTTCCTGGCCAGCCGACCGCCGAAGCTGGTGGCGGTAGGGGAGATTGGCCTCGATCTGTATATGGAAAACCCGCAGTTCGAGCGCCAGCAGCAGGTGTTAACCGCGCAATTGAAGCTGGCAAAGCAACATGATTTGCCAGTGATCCTGCATTCGCGCCGCAGCCACGATCAGTTGGCGGCGATGCTGCGTCGCACCGAAGTACCTCGTCGCGGCGTGGTGCACGGCTTTGCTGGCAGTCTGTCGCAGGCGCAGGCGTTTATCCGCCTGGGATATTACATTGGCGTAGGAGGCACCATCAGCTATGAGCGGGCGCAGAAAACCCGCAATGTCATGGCCCAACTGCCGTTGACGTCGCTGCTGTTGGAAACCGATGCGCCCGACATGCCGCTGGCCGGTTACCAGGGGCAACCGAACCGCCCCGAGCGCGCTGCTGAAGTGTTCGCTGCTCTGTGCCAATTGCGCCCAGAGTCGGAGGAGATGATCGGCGCCCAATTACAGCAAAATACACGAGAGTTATTTTCAGTGTGA